A window from Candidatus Binatia bacterium encodes these proteins:
- a CDS encoding multicopper oxidase domain-containing protein: protein MSALIGGCSDADPDAGTLEEPPRVRSENGVLQTTFTSGHSDIEFDGRTVNTQVYDGRLAPPTLEVAPGDTIELTLRNDLSNDTNIHYHGMNVSPLPSAAGQGDDVFLTILPGGEILYSIDIPPDHPPGLYYYHPHFHGLTESQIGGGMSGGIVVDGLLAPFPQLADIRSHLLLLKDLQIDANGQVAVTPDTGSPTQRTVNGQIAPTIGMRPGEVQLWSVGNIGADIYYHLVLEGHTFYEIARDGQRHTRLVERQSILLPTAARSQFLVVGGGPGTYALKTRTLGNQPPNYDRYFPGGSDAVYDGGACDDAGIDNLDGCENSDASTCMGPQGDCSPESLLATLVIGGDRAETVDLPTPNQFPPVEDLRGRENCPPRVINFEERPSGSPFFINGQQFDPNVTNTTVRLGCIEEWTINNCTGENHVFHIHQLDFQVTEVNGEPQPFIGRQDTQNIPWRNCIWEDEANGVCQTVPADGNPIYTHETSTVCDDGQFPRGQVKVIIPFTDPVIAGKFVYHCHIGEHEDNGMMAVIEVCNDENVPCPVDAPVPMSGG from the coding sequence ATGTCAGCGCTGATCGGCGGGTGTAGCGACGCCGATCCTGATGCGGGGACGCTCGAGGAACCGCCAAGGGTCCGAAGTGAGAATGGCGTCCTCCAAACCACGTTCACCTCCGGTCACTCCGACATCGAGTTCGACGGCCGGACCGTGAATACGCAGGTCTATGACGGCCGACTCGCGCCGCCAACGCTCGAAGTGGCGCCTGGCGACACGATCGAGCTCACTCTGCGCAATGACCTGTCGAACGACACCAACATCCACTACCACGGGATGAACGTGTCACCGCTCCCATCGGCGGCCGGTCAGGGCGACGACGTTTTCCTGACGATCCTGCCGGGGGGCGAGATCTTATACTCGATCGACATCCCGCCCGATCATCCGCCGGGACTCTACTACTATCACCCCCACTTCCACGGTCTCACTGAGTCGCAGATCGGCGGCGGAATGTCCGGAGGGATCGTCGTCGACGGACTTCTCGCGCCCTTCCCGCAGCTCGCGGACATCCGCTCGCACCTGCTGCTGCTGAAGGACCTGCAGATCGACGCAAACGGTCAGGTCGCCGTGACGCCGGACACCGGCAGCCCTACCCAACGGACCGTGAACGGTCAGATCGCACCGACCATTGGGATGCGCCCCGGCGAGGTTCAGCTGTGGAGCGTCGGGAACATCGGGGCGGACATCTACTATCACCTCGTTCTCGAGGGCCACACCTTCTACGAGATCGCGCGCGACGGACAGCGCCACACCCGTCTCGTCGAGCGACAGAGCATTCTTCTGCCGACGGCGGCGCGGTCACAGTTCCTCGTGGTCGGAGGAGGACCCGGAACGTACGCGCTCAAGACACGCACGCTCGGCAATCAACCGCCGAACTACGATCGGTACTTCCCGGGTGGGTCCGACGCGGTCTACGACGGCGGCGCGTGCGACGACGCCGGCATCGACAACCTCGACGGCTGCGAGAACAGCGACGCCTCGACATGCATGGGACCTCAGGGCGACTGCTCGCCGGAAAGCCTTCTCGCGACGCTGGTGATCGGCGGGGATCGGGCCGAGACGGTGGATCTGCCTACGCCCAACCAGTTTCCACCGGTCGAAGACCTGCGGGGACGAGAGAACTGCCCACCGCGCGTGATCAATTTCGAAGAGCGCCCCAGCGGAAGTCCGTTCTTCATCAACGGCCAGCAATTTGATCCAAACGTCACCAACACGACGGTGCGGCTCGGATGTATCGAGGAGTGGACGATCAACAACTGCACCGGCGAGAACCACGTGTTCCACATCCACCAACTCGACTTCCAGGTGACCGAGGTGAACGGCGAGCCTCAGCCCTTCATTGGGCGCCAGGACACCCAGAACATTCCCTGGCGCAACTGCATCTGGGAAGACGAGGCGAACGGCGTGTGTCAGACGGTCCCGGCGGACGGGAACCCGATCTACACGCATGAGACGAGCACTGTCTGCGACGACGGGCAGTTCCCGCGCGGGCAGGTGAAGGTCATCATTCCGTTCACCGATCCCGTGATCGCGGGCAAGTTCGTGTACCACTGCCACATCGGTGAGCACGAAGACAACGGGATGATGGCGGTGATCGAGGTCTGCAACGACGAGAACGTGCCGTGCCCCGTGGACGCGCCCGTTCCGATGTCCGGCGGGTGA